CCGCCTTCGAGGGCGTTGTCGCTGCCGGACACGGCGATGGCCGTCTGGGCAAAGTCGGCACCGGCCTTGAGGCGGTCATATACAGCCTGGGTTTTCGCCGCAGCGGCATTGAGCTGCTCGGAGTTGGCGCTGTCCGGGGTTGGGATCAGGATATTGGCCAGGTGCAGTTCTTCGGAAAGCTGCATCTTGCCCAGGTCCGATGCCAGGAAGTTCTTCACTTCCTGCTCGGAGACCTGAACCCGCTCGGCCACACGGCGCTGACGTACGCGGCTGATGATCATTTCACGGCGGATCTGGTCACGGGCGTCCTCATAGGACAAACCGTCGTGGGCCAGGGCGGCGCGGAACTGGTCAATGCTCATGTTGTTGCGCTGGGCAATGGTGCCTACGGCCTGGTTCAGTTCTTCGTCCGAAATACGGATGCCGGAACGATCGCCGATCTGCAGTTGCAGGTTTTCGACGATCAGGCGCTCCAGCACCTGTTGGTCCAGGACGCTGGTAGGTGGCACACCACCGCCACGCTTGGCGATGGTTTGCTGAACTTCCTTGACGCGCTGGTCCAGTTGGCTCTGCATGATCACGTCGTTATCGACGATGGCCACTACTTTATCCAGTTCTTGAACCGCGGCGTGAGCCGACGCGGTACCCAGGAACAGCGCGCCCAGCACTAGCGGGCGCAGACAATCAGAAAGCTTGGTCTTCACGTTCACGATAACCTTCAATGCCTTTGTCGAGGAAGCTCTCTACCTTGGCGCCGGTCAGGCCGCCGAGTCCTTTGAGGACGATTTGCAGGAAGAGCCCGTGGTCACCCTTTTCGTTAAGCGGGGCGATCTGGCTGTATTCGTCGTTGGAAACCCAGTAACGGTTGATGACACGCAGTTTCCAGCAGCAGTTGTCGTACTCGAAACCACCGAAGGCTTCCAGGGTACGGTTGCGAGCGTAGTCATACTGCCAGCGGGTGATCAGGTTCCACTGAGGAATGATCGGCCACATCATCGAGAAATCGTGTTGCTGGATTTTGTAGTAATCCTTCACGAAGTTCGGATCGCCTGGCTGGCCGTAGTCACCACCGAACTGCCATTTGCCGGTCAGCTGGTTGTAGACGACCTGGTCGTTACGATAGCGATAGCCGACGTTGATGATCTTGTTCGGGTTGTCTTCCGGCTGGTAGTGGAGCATCGCGCTGCCGGAGCGAGGGCTGTGCTCCTCGGTGTCCCAGTTGTAGTCGGCAGTGGCGCGCCAGTCGCGGTTGAAGCGGTACTCGTAGTCCAGGGCAACCGGCGACACATCGGACTGTGCATCGGCACGGTCGGAAGCCAGGATGCCCGGCAGTTGAACTTCACGATCCTTGAAGTACAGCGCCTGGCCGACGGATACGCGCTGACGTTCGAAGCCGTTGTCTTCGATCCAGCGGCTGGTCAAGCCCAGGGACAGTTTGTTTTCGTCGCCGATACGGTCGGAGCCGCTGAAGCGGTTGTCACGGAACAACGACGCGTAGCTGAACGAGTACTCGCTGGTGTCGAATACCGGGATATCAGACTGGTCCTTGTTCGGTACGTACAGGTAGAACGCACGCGGCTCAAGGGTCTGGCGATAGTTGGTGCCGAACCAGTTGGTATTGCGATCGAAGTACAGGCCGCTGTCGACGCTGGCAATCGGAACCGCACGGTCCTGGGAGCTTTTGAAGGTGCCGTCTGCGTATTGAGTGCCTGCTGTAGCAGCGGCAGCCTGATCAGCAATGATCTG
The genomic region above belongs to Pseudomonas poae and contains:
- a CDS encoding peptidylprolyl isomerase, with translation MNVKTKLSDCLRPLVLGALFLGTASAHAAVQELDKVVAIVDNDVIMQSQLDQRVKEVQQTIAKRGGGVPPTSVLDQQVLERLIVENLQLQIGDRSGIRISDEELNQAVGTIAQRNNMSIDQFRAALAHDGLSYEDARDQIRREMIISRVRQRRVAERVQVSEQEVKNFLASDLGKMQLSEELHLANILIPTPDSANSEQLNAAAAKTQAVYDRLKAGADFAQTAIAVSGSDNALEGGDMGWRKAAQLPPPFDRELSAMEVGGITQPARTPGGFIILKLLERRGGETSLKDEVHVRHILVKPSEIRTEAQTKELAQKIYDRIESGEDFATLAKSFSEDPGSALNGGDLNWIDPKALVPEFQQVMADTPQGVLSKPFKTQYGWHVLEVLGRRATDNTSQAREQQALNVLRNRKYDEELQTWLRQIRDEAYVENKLPGAEQTGTDQAPQ